Proteins found in one Magnolia sinica isolate HGM2019 chromosome 5, MsV1, whole genome shotgun sequence genomic segment:
- the LOC131245656 gene encoding ABC transporter B family member 11-like isoform X5, with protein sequence MVTGERQAARIRGLYLETILRQDIAFFDMETTTGEVIGRMSGDTIIIQDALGEKVRKFIQLVSTFVGGFLVAFIKGWLLALVMLSCIPPMVVAGAAMSIFISKVTSRGQVAYTEAGTIVEQTIGSIRTVASFTGEKQAITKYNRSLETSYQSTVRQGVASGLGIAAVLFIIFSSYGLAVWYGSKLILQKGYTGGDVINIMIAIMTGGMSLGQASPSVNAFAAGRATAYKMFETIKRKPEINSYDTSGIVLEDINGDIELRDVCFSYPARPEIQVFSGFSLHVPSGMTVALVGESGSGKSTVISLLERFYDPQAGEVLIDGINLKKLQLGWIREKISLVSQEPILFTTTIKENIAYGKAGATLEEIRTVTEIANAARFIDKMPQGLDTMVGEHGTQLSGGQKQRIAIARAILKEPKILLLDEATSALDTASERIVQEALVRIMVNRTTVIVAHRLSTVRNVDTIAVMRQGKIVEQGSHSELIKDSDGAYSQLIRLQEDNNRAEQIPAIDPDEIESSFDNGEIVGQSRSQKSPLKQKSPLKISMSKGSSRGSRTPSPISFGLPDIVSFSEDIQGGGEQHDETNHKASIKRLAYLNKPELPVLLLGSIAAVTYGVVFPVFGTLLSVAIKIFYLPPHELQKDSVFWALMFAALGIVSMVALPLREYLFGVAGGKLIRRIRSLSFERVVHQEISWFDEPMNSSGAIGARLLVDASAVRSLVGDVLVLVVQNISTITAGLVIAMVANWRLALIILALLPLVGLQGYAQLKFVHGFNADAKVMYEEASQIANDAVSSIRTVASFCAEKKVMDLYKKKCEASMKNGVRQGNISGLGFGFSNFVLFCSYSLSFYAGARFVEDGKATFPQVFRVFFALTMAALGISNTSAVAPDTAKAKYSISSIFAILDRKSKIDSSNNEGMTLPNIKGDIEFEHVNFTYPTRPDVHILRDLCLSIPSGKTVAIVGESGCGKSTIIALLERFYDPDSGRILLDGVEIQKFKLQWLRQQMGLVSQEPVLFNDTIHANIAYGKQGEVSEEEIIAVAETANAHHFISALPNGYDTCVGEKGVQLSGGQKQRIAIARAILKDPKILLLDEATSALDAESERVVQEALERVMMNRTTIVVAHRVSTIKGADVIAVVKNGVIVEKGRHETLMKMIDGIYASLSTLRTSSLT encoded by the exons ATGGTGACGGGCGAAAGACAGGCAGCACGGATTCGTGGTCTGTACCTAGAAACCATATTAAGGCAAGATATCGCGTTCTTTGACATGGAAACAACAACTGGAGAAGTCATTGGGAGAATGTCTGGGGACACCATCATCATTCAAGATGCCTTGGGAGAGAAGGTGA GGAAGTTCATACAACTTGTTTCAACTTTCGTTGGTGGCTTTCTGGTAGCATTTATAAAAGGATGGCTTCTCGCACTCGTAATGTTGTCGTGCATACCTCCTATGGTTGTAGCTGGTGCAGCCATGTCAATATTCATATCGAAAGTGACGAGCCGTGGGCAGGTAGCATATACCGAAGCAGGAACTATTGTAGAACAAACGATTGGATCCATCAGAACG GTTGCATCCTTTACTGGTGAGAAGCAAGCGATCACGAAATATAACAGGTCTCTGGAAACTTCATACCAGTCCACTGTCCGACAAGGGGTGGCCTCTGGATTAGGAATTGCCGCTGTTCTGTTTATCATATTCAGTAGCTATGGATTAGCTGTGTGGTATGGCTCCAAATTGATACTTCAGAAAGGGTACACCGGGGGCGATGTCATCAATATCATGATAGCAATCATGACTGGTGGAAT GTCTCTAGGCCAAGCTTCCCCATCTGTGAATGCATTTGCAGCAGGGCGAGCAACAGCATACAAGATGTTTGAGACCATCAAACGGAAACCAGAGATCAACTCATACGACACAAGTGGAATTGTGTTGGAAGATATCAATGGCGATATAGAACTGAGAGATGTTTGTTTTAGCTACCCTGCAAGACCTGAAATTCAGGTATTTTCTGGGTTCTCGTTGCATGTTCCAAGCGGCATGACTGTGGCTCTAGTTGGAGAGAGCGGCAGTGGGAAGTCGACGGTGATCAGCCTGTTGGAGAGGTTCTATGACCCCCAAGCTGGTGAAGTGCTCATAGATGGCATCAACTTGAAGAAGCTGCAGCTTGGATGGATAAGAGAGAAGATCAGTCTTGTTAGCCAAGAGCCCATCTTATTCACAACTACTATAAAGGAGAATATCGCATATGGTAAGGCGGGTGCTACATTGGAGGAAATCAGAACAGTAACTGAGATTGCTAATGCAGCAAGGTTCATAGACAAGATGCCACAG GGGCTGGACACGATGGTTGGTGAGCATGGAACCCAACTGTCTGGTGGACAGAAACAGAGGATTGCGATTGCGAGGGCGATTTTAAAGGAACCCAAGATACTGCTTCTTGATGAGGCGACGAGTGCATTAGATACCGCGTCTGAGCGAATAGTTCAAGAAGCATTAGTGAGGATTATGGTAAACCGGACGACTGTGATTGTTGCCCACCGTTTGAGCACAGTGAGGAATGTAGATACAATAGCAGTGATGCGTCAAGGAAAGATTGTGGAGCAAG GTTCTCATTCAGAATTGATCAAGGATTCTGATGGGGCTTACTCTCAGCTCATACGCCTACAAGAGGATAATAATCGAGCTGAACAAATACCGGCCATCGACCCAGATGAGATTGAATCAAGCTttgataatggtgaaatagttgGTCAATCTAGAAGCCAGAAGTCCCCTTTAAAGCAAAAGTCCCCTTTAAAGATATCGATGAGCAAAGGTTCTTCACGTGGAAGCAGAACGCCCTCCCCAATTTCCTTTGGTTTGCCTGATATAGTAAGCTTCTCGGAGGACATCCAAGGAGGAGGAGAACAACATGATGAGACCAATCATAAAGCATCAATCAAACGTCTTGCCTACTTGAATAAGCCTGAGCTGCCAGTACTGCTGTTAGGATCCATTGCTGCAGTTACATATGGAGTAGTCTTCCCTGTATTTGGAACTTTGCTTTCCGTTGCCATCAAAATCTTCTACCTGCCCCCCCACGAACTTCAGAAGGATTCCGTGTTTTGGGCCCTCATGTTCGCAGCCCTGGGTATTGTTTCCATGGTCGCCTTACCGCTGCGGGAATATCTGTTTGGAGTTGCAGGTGGTAAGCTCATCCGGCGCATCCGATCCTTATCATTCGAGAGGGTAGTCCACCAAGAAATCAGCTGGTTCGACGAACCTATGAATTCGAG TGGGGCAATTGGTGCAAGATTGTTGGTCGATGCTTCAGCTGTGCGAAGCCTTGTAGGGGATGTCTTAGTGCTAGTAGTACAGAACATATCAACCATCACAGCAGGGCTGGTAATTGCCATGGTAGCTAACTGGCGATTGGCGCTTATAATTCTAGCTTTGCTTCCTTTAGTGGGTTTGCAAGGATATGCTCAGTTGAAGTTCGTGCATGGTTTTAATGCAGATGCGAAG GTGATGTATGAAGAAGCCAGTCAGATAGCGAACGATGCTGTTAGTAGCATTCGGACAGTTGCATCTTTCTGTGCAGAGAAAAAGGTGATGGATCTTTACAAGAAGAAATGTGAGGCCTCGATGAAAAATGGAGTCCGACAAGGAAACATAAGTGGTCTTGGTTTCGGATTCTCCAACTTTGTGCTCTTCTGCAGCTATTCCCTCAGTTTCTATGCCGGAGCTCGCTTTGTGGAAGATGGGAAGGCCACATTTCCCCAAGTTTTCAGA GTTTTCTTTGCTTTGACAATGGCTGCTCTTGGAATTTCAAATACCAGTGCAGTGGCTCCAGATACCGCTAAAGCTAAGTATTCAATTAGTTCTATTTTTGCGATTCTTGACCGGAAATCGAAGATCGACTCGAGCAACAATGAGGGCATGACATTACCCAACATAAAGGGCGACATTGAGTTCGAGCATGTCAACTTCACGTACCCAACTCGACCAGATGTACATATATTGAGAGACTTGTGTTTAAGCATTCCCTCTGGAAAG ACAGTTGCTATTGTGGGAGAGAGTGGTTGTGGGAAATCGACCATAATTGCCTTATTAGAGAGATTCTATGATCCTGATTCTGGTCGGATATTGTTGGATGGAGTGGAAATTCAAAAGTTCAAGCTGCAATGGCTGAGACAACAAATGGGGTTGGTTAGCCAAGAACCGGTATTGTTCAACGACACGATCCATGCCAATATAGCTTATGGGAAGCAAGGGGAAGTATCTGAAGAAGAGATCATTGCAGTTGCAGAAACAGCTAATGCGCACCACTTCATATCTGCACTTCCCAATGGATACGACACTTGTGTAGGTGAGAAAGGCGTGCAATTGTCAGGTGGCCAGAAGCAACGGATAGCCATTGCTAGGGCGATACTGAAAGACCCAAAAATCCTATTACTTGATGAGGCAACGAGTGCATTGGATGCAGAATCGGAGCGTGTGGTTCAGGAAGCATTGGAGAGGGTAATGATGAACAGGACGACCATAGTCGTTGCTCATCGTGTGTCCACAATCAAGGGAGCTGATGTGATTGCGGTGGTGAAGAATGGTGTGATCGTGGAAAAAGGAAGACATGAAACGCTGATGAAGATGATCGATGGAATATACGCATCTTTATCAACACTTCGAACAAGCTCTTTGACATAG
- the LOC131245656 gene encoding ABC transporter B family member 11-like isoform X3 produces the protein MVTGERQATRIRGLYRETILRQDIAFFDMETTTGEVIGRMSGDTIVIQDAMGEKVRKFIQLVSTFVGGFLVAFIKGWLLALVMLSCIPPMVVAGAAMSIFISKVTSRGQVAYTEAGTIVEQTIGSIRTVASFTGEKQAITKYNRSLETSYQSTVRQGVASGLGIAAVLFIIFSSYGLAVWYGSKLILQKGYTGGDVINIMIAIMTGGMSLGQASPSVNAFAAGRATAYKMFETIKRKPEINSYDTSGIVLEDINGDIELRDVCFSYPARPEIQVFSGFSLHVPSGMTVALVGESGSGKSTVISLLERFYDPQAGEVLIDGINLKKLQLGWIREKISLVSQEPILFTTTIKENIAYGKAGATLEEIRTVTEIANAARFIDKMPQGLDTMVGEHGTQLSGGQKQRIAIARAILKEPKILLLDEATSALDTASERIVQEALVRIMVNRTTVIVAHRLSTVRNVDTIAVMRQGKIVEQGSHSELIKDSDGAYSQLIRLQEDNNRAEQIPAIDPDEIESSFDNGEIVGQSRSQKSPLKQKSPLKISMSKGSSRGSRTPSPISFGLPDIVSFSEDIQGGGEQHDETNHKASIKRLAYLNKPELPVLLLGSIAAVTYGVVFPVFGTLLSVAIKIFYLPPHELQKDSVFWALMFAALGIVSMVALPLREYLFGVAGGKLIRRIRSLSFERVVHQEISWFDEPMNSSGAIGARLLVDASAVRSLVGDVLVLVVQNISTITAGLVIAMVANWRLALIILALLPLVGLQGYAQLKFVHGFNADAKVMYEEASQIANDAVSSIRTVASFCAEKKVMDLYKKKCEASMKNGVRQGNISGLGFGFSNFVLFCSYSLSFYAGARFVEDGKATFPQVFRVFFALTMAALGISNTSAVAPDTAKAKYSISSIFAILDRKSKIDSSNNEGMTLPNIKGDIEFEHVNFTYPTRPDVHILRDLCLSIPSGKTVAIVGESGCGKSTIIALLERFYDPDSGRILLDGVEIQKFKLQWLRQQMGLVSQEPVLFNDTIHANIAYGKQGEVSEEEIIAVAETANAHHFISALPNGYDTCVGEKGVQLSGGQKQRIAIARAILKDPKILLLDEATSALDAESERVVQEALERVMMNRTTIVVAHRVSTIKGADVIAVVKNGVIVEKGRHETLMKMIDGIYASLSTLRTSSLT, from the exons GGAAGTTCATACAACTTGTTTCAACTTTCGTTGGTGGCTTTCTGGTAGCATTTATAAAAGGATGGCTTCTCGCACTCGTAATGTTGTCGTGCATACCTCCTATGGTTGTAGCTGGTGCAGCCATGTCAATATTCATATCGAAAGTGACGAGCCGTGGGCAGGTAGCATATACCGAAGCAGGAACTATTGTAGAACAAACGATTGGATCCATCAGAACG GTTGCATCCTTTACTGGTGAGAAGCAAGCGATCACGAAATATAACAGGTCTCTGGAAACTTCATACCAGTCCACTGTCCGACAAGGGGTGGCCTCTGGATTAGGAATTGCCGCTGTTCTGTTTATCATATTCAGTAGCTATGGATTAGCTGTGTGGTATGGCTCCAAATTGATACTTCAGAAAGGGTACACCGGGGGCGATGTCATCAATATCATGATAGCAATCATGACTGGTGGAAT GTCTCTAGGCCAAGCTTCCCCATCTGTGAATGCATTTGCAGCAGGGCGAGCAACAGCATACAAGATGTTTGAGACCATCAAACGGAAACCAGAGATCAACTCATACGACACAAGTGGAATTGTGTTGGAAGATATCAATGGCGATATAGAACTGAGAGATGTTTGTTTTAGCTACCCTGCAAGACCTGAAATTCAGGTATTTTCTGGGTTCTCGTTGCATGTTCCAAGCGGCATGACTGTGGCTCTAGTTGGAGAGAGCGGCAGTGGGAAGTCGACGGTGATCAGCCTGTTGGAGAGGTTCTATGACCCCCAAGCTGGTGAAGTGCTCATAGATGGCATCAACTTGAAGAAGCTGCAGCTTGGATGGATAAGAGAGAAGATCAGTCTTGTTAGCCAAGAGCCCATCTTATTCACAACTACTATAAAGGAGAATATCGCATATGGTAAGGCGGGTGCTACATTGGAGGAAATCAGAACAGTAACTGAGATTGCTAATGCAGCAAGGTTCATAGACAAGATGCCACAG GGGCTGGACACGATGGTTGGTGAGCATGGAACCCAACTGTCTGGTGGACAGAAACAGAGGATTGCGATTGCGAGGGCGATTTTAAAGGAACCCAAGATACTGCTTCTTGATGAGGCGACGAGTGCATTAGATACCGCGTCTGAGCGAATAGTTCAAGAAGCATTAGTGAGGATTATGGTAAACCGGACGACTGTGATTGTTGCCCACCGTTTGAGCACAGTGAGGAATGTAGATACAATAGCAGTGATGCGTCAAGGAAAGATTGTGGAGCAAG GTTCTCATTCAGAATTGATCAAGGATTCTGATGGGGCTTACTCTCAGCTCATACGCCTACAAGAGGATAATAATCGAGCTGAACAAATACCGGCCATCGACCCAGATGAGATTGAATCAAGCTttgataatggtgaaatagttgGTCAATCTAGAAGCCAGAAGTCCCCTTTAAAGCAAAAGTCCCCTTTAAAGATATCGATGAGCAAAGGTTCTTCACGTGGAAGCAGAACGCCCTCCCCAATTTCCTTTGGTTTGCCTGATATAGTAAGCTTCTCGGAGGACATCCAAGGAGGAGGAGAACAACATGATGAGACCAATCATAAAGCATCAATCAAACGTCTTGCCTACTTGAATAAGCCTGAGCTGCCAGTACTGCTGTTAGGATCCATTGCTGCAGTTACATATGGAGTAGTCTTCCCTGTATTTGGAACTTTGCTTTCCGTTGCCATCAAAATCTTCTACCTGCCCCCCCACGAACTTCAGAAGGATTCCGTGTTTTGGGCCCTCATGTTCGCAGCCCTGGGTATTGTTTCCATGGTCGCCTTACCGCTGCGGGAATATCTGTTTGGAGTTGCAGGTGGTAAGCTCATCCGGCGCATCCGATCCTTATCATTCGAGAGGGTAGTCCACCAAGAAATCAGCTGGTTCGACGAACCTATGAATTCGAG TGGGGCAATTGGTGCAAGATTGTTGGTCGATGCTTCAGCTGTGCGAAGCCTTGTAGGGGATGTCTTAGTGCTAGTAGTACAGAACATATCAACCATCACAGCAGGGCTGGTAATTGCCATGGTAGCTAACTGGCGATTGGCGCTTATAATTCTAGCTTTGCTTCCTTTAGTGGGTTTGCAAGGATATGCTCAGTTGAAGTTCGTGCATGGTTTTAATGCAGATGCGAAG GTGATGTATGAAGAAGCCAGTCAGATAGCGAACGATGCTGTTAGTAGCATTCGGACAGTTGCATCTTTCTGTGCAGAGAAAAAGGTGATGGATCTTTACAAGAAGAAATGTGAGGCCTCGATGAAAAATGGAGTCCGACAAGGAAACATAAGTGGTCTTGGTTTCGGATTCTCCAACTTTGTGCTCTTCTGCAGCTATTCCCTCAGTTTCTATGCCGGAGCTCGCTTTGTGGAAGATGGGAAGGCCACATTTCCCCAAGTTTTCAGA GTTTTCTTTGCTTTGACAATGGCTGCTCTTGGAATTTCAAATACCAGTGCAGTGGCTCCAGATACCGCTAAAGCTAAGTATTCAATTAGTTCTATTTTTGCGATTCTTGACCGGAAATCGAAGATCGACTCGAGCAACAATGAGGGCATGACATTACCCAACATAAAGGGCGACATTGAGTTCGAGCATGTCAACTTCACGTACCCAACTCGACCAGATGTACATATATTGAGAGACTTGTGTTTAAGCATTCCCTCTGGAAAG ACAGTTGCTATTGTGGGAGAGAGTGGTTGTGGGAAATCGACCATAATTGCCTTATTAGAGAGATTCTATGATCCTGATTCTGGTCGGATATTGTTGGATGGAGTGGAAATTCAAAAGTTCAAGCTGCAATGGCTGAGACAACAAATGGGGTTGGTTAGCCAAGAACCGGTATTGTTCAACGACACGATCCATGCCAATATAGCTTATGGGAAGCAAGGGGAAGTATCTGAAGAAGAGATCATTGCAGTTGCAGAAACAGCTAATGCGCACCACTTCATATCTGCACTTCCCAATGGATACGACACTTGTGTAGGTGAGAAAGGCGTGCAATTGTCAGGTGGCCAGAAGCAACGGATAGCCATTGCTAGGGCGATACTGAAAGACCCAAAAATCCTATTACTTGATGAGGCAACGAGTGCATTGGATGCAGAATCGGAGCGTGTGGTTCAGGAAGCATTGGAGAGGGTAATGATGAACAGGACGACCATAGTCGTTGCTCATCGTGTGTCCACAATCAAGGGAGCTGATGTGATTGCGGTGGTGAAGAATGGTGTGATCGTGGAAAAAGGAAGACATGAAACGCTGATGAAGATGATCGATGGAATATACGCATCTTTATCAACACTTCGAACAAGCTCTTTGACATAG